The Lucilia cuprina isolate Lc7/37 chromosome 5, ASM2204524v1, whole genome shotgun sequence genome includes a window with the following:
- the LOC111686373 gene encoding uncharacterized protein LOC111686373 encodes MDSLLISEEIKQLKRLREFYEDQLKLVGIEMCDLGDDIHNLLDEAVELQRVTNLQDMRLSNLQTFYYKKKKEHLDNKAIIVQLKNEIKKQQKQIEKEQNECNLLEKFTTSINKRLVSEAQMQSSVQDIESSMKKLQEHLDTLNIPDDFNIDELIQKVELLKNEKSKDKKEF; translated from the exons atgg ACTCCTTGCTAATTTCTGAGGAAATCAAACAACTGAAACGTTtaa GGGAATTCTATGAAGATCAATTAAAGCTTGTGGGCATAGAAATGTGTGATTTGGGTGATGATATTCATAATTTACTTGATGAAGCTGTAGAGTTGCAACGTGTTACCAATTTGCAGGATATGCGTTTGTCAAATCTACAAACATTCTATTACAAGAAGAAAAAGGAACACTTAGATAACAAAGCCATTATAGTCCAgttgaaaaatgaaattaaaaaacagCAAAAGCAAATTGAAAAGGAACAGAATGAATGTAATTTATTGGAAAA GTTTACCACATCAATTAATAAACGTCTGGTATCCGAGGCACAAATGCAAAGTTCAGTTCAGGATATTGAATCCAGCATGAAGAAATTGCAAGAACATTTG GATACATTGAATATACCAGATGACTTTAATATAGATGAATTGATCCAAAAAGTGGAATtgctaaaaaatgaaaaatctaaagataaaaaagaattttaa
- the LOC111686370 gene encoding iron-sulfur cluster co-chaperone protein HscB, whose product MRRISRISCGYLKNLKECNVNQHRLLFTGTVQARPCLALEWEASKEIIFNNLNFNQQKRAYAPTTTSNDQECWNCKKEPKQGDSLMICPHCGHLQDVNTEINYFDLLDFPQKFDLETQLLTKRFRQLQTVVHPDKFSNKTSREQTNSADWSSLINKAYKTLSLPLERGQYLLELNGRQIPQDNSALNKEFLMEMMERNEEVEDASTKSELDAINESLAKELQEKVEILTKVFAENNLEKATSLLVEMKYLISIQKTIKNKLQKLMGS is encoded by the exons ATGAGGCGTATTTCTAGAATAAGTTGTGGCTATTTGAAGAATCTAAAGGAATGTAATGTAAATCAACATAGATTACTATTCACTGGCACAGTACAGGCAAGACCATGTTTAGCTTTGGAATGGGAAGCAAGCaaggaaataatatttaataatttaaattttaatcaacaaAAACGTGCCTATGCACCAACCACAACATCAAATGACCAAGAATGCTGGAATTGTAAAAAGGAACCAAAACAAGGTGATAGTTTAATGATTTGTCCTCACTGTGGTCATTTGCAAGATGTAAACACAGAGATT aactaTTTCGATCTCTTGgattttccacaaaaatttgATTTGGAGACACAATTACTAACAAAACGATTCAGACAACTGCAAACTGTGGTACATCCAGATAAATTTAGCAATAA AACTTCCCGTGAACAAACAAATTCTGCTGATTGGAGTTCGTTAATCAACAAGGCCTACAAAACACTATCCCTTCCACTAGAACGTGGCCAGTATTTATTAGAGTTGAATGGCCGACAAATACCCCAAGATAATAGTGCTCTTAATAAAGAGTTTCTCATGGAAATGATGGAACGTAATGAAGAGGTTGAGGATGCCTCGACTAAAAGTGAATTAGATGCCATTAATGAAAGTTTAGCAAAAGAATTGCAAGAAAAGgtggaaattttaacaaaagtatTTGCAGAAAATAATTTGGAAAAGGCCACCTCATTATTGGTTGAAATGAAATATCTAATAAGTATACAGAagactattaaaaataaattacaaaaattaatggGCAGTTGA
- the LOC111686366 gene encoding iron-sulfur clusters transporter ABCB7, mitochondrial isoform X2, whose product MAGLVHLARFCSKQQINNNRKSYSTLVRYTNCKFNAAGQRVASHLLISSRTTVTNVDDGSSKTKKKITPFTPTPGSKLLGGVFVKKAPQGGGNGGNSLGKLDAPEVTSQDMLRAMMAYIWPKEDPLVRKRVAISLGLLAGSKILTVCVPFLFKGAVDTMGTLSMDTPVDTVLSVATAMLVGYGVARASAAAFNELRNAVFAKVAHHSIRKIATNVFLHLHNLDLAFHLNKQTGALSKTIDRGSRGINFVLSAMVFNIVPTIFELALVSSILGLKCGLAFAGVSMGCVGVYAAYTLSVTQWRTKFRVYMNQAENEAGNKAVDSLINYETVKYFNNEKFEAARYNEVLKKYESASLKTSSSLALLNFGQNAIFSSALSIIMVLAANEIAKGNMTVGDLVMVNGLLFQLSIPLGFLGSVYREVRQALLDMQSMFTLMNVDSRVQTPANAPPLILGPDNASIEFKNVNFEYEPGKPIFKDLSFTIPAGKNIAFVGGSGSGKSSMVRLLFRFFEPNSGKILIGGQDISEVDIESLRKAIAVVPQDSVLFHDTIQHNIHYGNLNKSQEDVENAARMADLHDNIMSWPKQYETQVGERGLKLSGGEKQRVAIARAILKNSPILIFDEATSSLDSITELNILQALSRATKGRTSICIAHRLSTVMDADEIIVLEKGRVGERGTHAELLKKNGLYALLWETQTQQF is encoded by the exons atggCTGGACTGGTCCACTTGGCTAGATTTTGtagtaaacaacaaataaataacaatagaaAATCCTACAGTACCTTAGTGCGTTATACAAACTGCAAATTTAATGCTGCTGGTCAACGTGTGGCTTCCCATTTG CTTATTTCATCCCGTACCACCGTAACAAATGTGGATGATGGCTcttctaaaacaaaaaagaaaataactccCTTTACTCCCACACCGGGCAGTAAATTATTGGGTGGTGTTTTTGTTAAGAAGGCGCCTCAAG GAGGTGGTAATGGGGGTAATTCTCTGGGTAAATTAGATGCACCGGAAGTAACATCACAGGATATGTTAAGGGCAATGATGGCGTATATATGGCCGAAAGAGGATCCTTTAGTTAGAAAAAG agTAGCTATTTCGTTGGGCCTTTTGGCgggttcaaaaattttaacagtttGTGTGCCATTCTTATTTAAGGGTGCTGTTGATACTATGGGTACCTTGTCCATGGATACACCAGTCGATACAGTATTATCGGTAGCCACTGCTATGTTAGTGGGAT atgGTGTTGCTCGTGCCAGTGCTGCTGCTTTTAATGAATTGCGCAATGCTGTATTTGCCAAGGTAGCCCATCATTCCATACGTAAAATAGCCACCAATGTGTTTCTACATTTACACAATTTAGACTTAGCATTCCACCTTAATAAACAAACCGGGGCACTATCAAAG ACCATAGATCGTGGTTCCCGTggcattaattttgttttatcagCCATGGTTTTCAATATTGTACCCACCATTTTTGAATTGGCTTTGGTATCCAGTATATTGGGTTTAAAG TGCGGCTTAGCATTTGCCGGCGTTTCCATGGGTTGTGTAGGTGTTTATGCTGCCTATACTTTATCCGTTACCCAATGGCGTACGAAATTTCGTGTCTATATGAATCAAGCTGAAAATGAGGCCGGCAATAAGGCAGTTGATTCTCTTATTAACTATGaaactgttaaatattttaataatgaaaaattcgaAGCAGCCCGTtataatgaagttttaaaaaaatatgaatcgGCCAGTTTGAAGacaagttctagtttagctttattaaattttggacAAAATGCTATATTCAGCAGTGCTTTAAGTATCATAATGGTTTTGGCAGCCAATGAAATTGCCAAAGGCAATATGACTGTAGGCGATTTGGTTATGGTTAATGGTTTACTTTTTCAATTAAGTATTCCATTGGGTTTCTTGGGTAGTGTTTATCGTGAAGTGAGACAAGCTTTACTGGATATGCAATCTATGTTTACTCTCATGAATGTAGACAGTCGTGTACAGACTCCTGCTAATGCTCCTCCTTTGATATTGGGTCCCGATAATGCTTCCATCGAATTTAAGAAtgtaaattttgaatatgaacCTGGTAAACCTATATTCAAGGATTTATCATTTACAATACCGGCCGGTAAAAATATCGCCTTTGTTGGTGGTTCGGGTTCGGGTAAATCTTCAATGGTTCGTTTGCTGTTTCGTTTCTTTGAACCCAATTcgggtaaaattttaattggtgGCCAAGATATCAGTGAAGTTGATATCGAGAGTTTGAGAAAAGCTATAGCTGTTGTACCTCAG GATTCTGTCCTATTCCATGATACCATACAACATAATATACACTATGGCAACCTAAACAAATCACAAGAAGATGTTGAAAATGCTGCTCGTATGGCAGATTTACATGATAACATTATGAGTTGGCCCAAACAATATGAAACGCAGGTTGGTGAGAGAGGTTTAAAGCTGTCGGGAGGTGAAAAACAACGTGTAGCCATAGCCAgagcaatattgaaaaattctCCCATTTTAATATTTGATGAAGCCACCAGTAGTTTAGATTCAATAACAGAATTG AATATTTTACAAGCTTTATCTAGAGCTACAAAAGGACGTACTAGTATTTGTATAGCACATCGTTTATCTACCGTTATGGATGCCGACGAGATTATTGTGCTAGAAAAAGGACGTGTTGGTGAACGTGGTACACATGCCGAGTTGCTAAAGAAAAATGGTCTCTATGCACTTCTTTGGGAAACGCAAACACAACAGTTTtga
- the LOC111686366 gene encoding iron-sulfur clusters transporter ABCB7, mitochondrial isoform X1, which translates to MAGLVHLARFCSKQQINNNRKSYSTLVRYTNCKFNAAGQRVASHLLISSRTTVTNVDDGSSKTKKKITPFTPTPGSKLLGGVFVKKAPQGPDHNNVQTLPQHIVLQTTQPIRQCHIHLGGGNGGNSLGKLDAPEVTSQDMLRAMMAYIWPKEDPLVRKRVAISLGLLAGSKILTVCVPFLFKGAVDTMGTLSMDTPVDTVLSVATAMLVGYGVARASAAAFNELRNAVFAKVAHHSIRKIATNVFLHLHNLDLAFHLNKQTGALSKTIDRGSRGINFVLSAMVFNIVPTIFELALVSSILGLKCGLAFAGVSMGCVGVYAAYTLSVTQWRTKFRVYMNQAENEAGNKAVDSLINYETVKYFNNEKFEAARYNEVLKKYESASLKTSSSLALLNFGQNAIFSSALSIIMVLAANEIAKGNMTVGDLVMVNGLLFQLSIPLGFLGSVYREVRQALLDMQSMFTLMNVDSRVQTPANAPPLILGPDNASIEFKNVNFEYEPGKPIFKDLSFTIPAGKNIAFVGGSGSGKSSMVRLLFRFFEPNSGKILIGGQDISEVDIESLRKAIAVVPQDSVLFHDTIQHNIHYGNLNKSQEDVENAARMADLHDNIMSWPKQYETQVGERGLKLSGGEKQRVAIARAILKNSPILIFDEATSSLDSITELNILQALSRATKGRTSICIAHRLSTVMDADEIIVLEKGRVGERGTHAELLKKNGLYALLWETQTQQF; encoded by the exons atggCTGGACTGGTCCACTTGGCTAGATTTTGtagtaaacaacaaataaataacaatagaaAATCCTACAGTACCTTAGTGCGTTATACAAACTGCAAATTTAATGCTGCTGGTCAACGTGTGGCTTCCCATTTG CTTATTTCATCCCGTACCACCGTAACAAATGTGGATGATGGCTcttctaaaacaaaaaagaaaataactccCTTTACTCCCACACCGGGCAGTAAATTATTGGGTGGTGTTTTTGTTAAGAAGGCGCCTCAAG GTCCAGACCATAATAATGTTCAAACGCTACCACAACATATTGTACTACAAACAACACAACCAATACGACAATGTCACATTCATCTAGGAGGTGGTAATGGGGGTAATTCTCTGGGTAAATTAGATGCACCGGAAGTAACATCACAGGATATGTTAAGGGCAATGATGGCGTATATATGGCCGAAAGAGGATCCTTTAGTTAGAAAAAG agTAGCTATTTCGTTGGGCCTTTTGGCgggttcaaaaattttaacagtttGTGTGCCATTCTTATTTAAGGGTGCTGTTGATACTATGGGTACCTTGTCCATGGATACACCAGTCGATACAGTATTATCGGTAGCCACTGCTATGTTAGTGGGAT atgGTGTTGCTCGTGCCAGTGCTGCTGCTTTTAATGAATTGCGCAATGCTGTATTTGCCAAGGTAGCCCATCATTCCATACGTAAAATAGCCACCAATGTGTTTCTACATTTACACAATTTAGACTTAGCATTCCACCTTAATAAACAAACCGGGGCACTATCAAAG ACCATAGATCGTGGTTCCCGTggcattaattttgttttatcagCCATGGTTTTCAATATTGTACCCACCATTTTTGAATTGGCTTTGGTATCCAGTATATTGGGTTTAAAG TGCGGCTTAGCATTTGCCGGCGTTTCCATGGGTTGTGTAGGTGTTTATGCTGCCTATACTTTATCCGTTACCCAATGGCGTACGAAATTTCGTGTCTATATGAATCAAGCTGAAAATGAGGCCGGCAATAAGGCAGTTGATTCTCTTATTAACTATGaaactgttaaatattttaataatgaaaaattcgaAGCAGCCCGTtataatgaagttttaaaaaaatatgaatcgGCCAGTTTGAAGacaagttctagtttagctttattaaattttggacAAAATGCTATATTCAGCAGTGCTTTAAGTATCATAATGGTTTTGGCAGCCAATGAAATTGCCAAAGGCAATATGACTGTAGGCGATTTGGTTATGGTTAATGGTTTACTTTTTCAATTAAGTATTCCATTGGGTTTCTTGGGTAGTGTTTATCGTGAAGTGAGACAAGCTTTACTGGATATGCAATCTATGTTTACTCTCATGAATGTAGACAGTCGTGTACAGACTCCTGCTAATGCTCCTCCTTTGATATTGGGTCCCGATAATGCTTCCATCGAATTTAAGAAtgtaaattttgaatatgaacCTGGTAAACCTATATTCAAGGATTTATCATTTACAATACCGGCCGGTAAAAATATCGCCTTTGTTGGTGGTTCGGGTTCGGGTAAATCTTCAATGGTTCGTTTGCTGTTTCGTTTCTTTGAACCCAATTcgggtaaaattttaattggtgGCCAAGATATCAGTGAAGTTGATATCGAGAGTTTGAGAAAAGCTATAGCTGTTGTACCTCAG GATTCTGTCCTATTCCATGATACCATACAACATAATATACACTATGGCAACCTAAACAAATCACAAGAAGATGTTGAAAATGCTGCTCGTATGGCAGATTTACATGATAACATTATGAGTTGGCCCAAACAATATGAAACGCAGGTTGGTGAGAGAGGTTTAAAGCTGTCGGGAGGTGAAAAACAACGTGTAGCCATAGCCAgagcaatattgaaaaattctCCCATTTTAATATTTGATGAAGCCACCAGTAGTTTAGATTCAATAACAGAATTG AATATTTTACAAGCTTTATCTAGAGCTACAAAAGGACGTACTAGTATTTGTATAGCACATCGTTTATCTACCGTTATGGATGCCGACGAGATTATTGTGCTAGAAAAAGGACGTGTTGGTGAACGTGGTACACATGCCGAGTTGCTAAAGAAAAATGGTCTCTATGCACTTCTTTGGGAAACGCAAACACAACAGTTTtga
- the LOC111686367 gene encoding SET domain-containing protein 4: MGRTKRIRTQRQRLALEQEQTKDEHFLPDLYRYLSSLGWQNETKLTARNFPLTGRGLCSKSVAVEKENNIIRLPLEALLTIKTLEQDEDFKNLFVKEKFVKEHKISFQSLMAFYVMHQKLLREQSKHKSYIKSLPNYFTTPYFCPIGELQCLPDSILERTVEQNRKIKEAYQNLKLVYNFEDFDSKYSLTDFRWSYFVVNTRSVYIFSRLIKPDKCFFQPLISEDCNLALAPFFDLFNHSDLYQTQADLIRNPCTKEFEFILTLENCPSAKILPLQQIFISYGTLTNLKLLIEYGFILPSNQNDYFEFSLNDIETFLQQEKSFKGLIFHRNKFKFIREHNLHDQMFIHKEEGISHNLHVVLHLLFKEESYFPNILNQVAFGSAANLLNVNKEVELLLKFKIKEYEEFIKTLNSKENLTKSGLVCNLYLKECLNYLNNCLINL, from the coding sequence atgggACGTACTAAACGCATACGCACACAACGTCAACGTTTAGCTCTTGAACAGGAGCAAACAAAAGATGAACACTTTCTACCGGatttatatagatatttaaGTTCTTTAGGTTGGCAAAATGAAACCAAATTGACAGCACGAAATTTTCCTTTAACGGGCAGAGGTTTATGCTCCAAGTCAGTGGCTGTTGAAAAGGAGAACAATATAATACGTTTACCCCTTGAGGCTTTGTTAACAATTAAAACGCTAGAACAAGATGaagattttaaaaatctcttcgttaaagagaaatttgttaaagaacATAAGATTTCATTTCAATCCTTAATGGCTTTTTATGTTATGCATCAAAAATTACTAAGGGAGCAATCGAAGCATAAATCATATATAAAATCTTTACCTAATTATTTTACCACACCTTATTTTTGTCCCATCGGCGAACTACAATGTCTACCAGATTCTATTTTAGAACGTACTGTtgaacaaaatagaaaaattaaagaagcCTATCAAAATCTTAAACTAGTTTATAATTTCGAAGATTTTGATTCAAAATATTCACTTACAGATTTCCGTTGGTCTTATTTTGTCGTTAACACACGTAGTGTTTATATTTTCAGTCGTCTCATTAAACCGGATAAATGTTTCTTTCAGCCTCTAATATCGGAAGATTGTAATTTAGCTTTGGCTCCCTTTTTTGATTTATTCAATCATTCTGATCTATATCAAACTCAGGCTGATTTAATACGCAATCCCTGTACCAAGGAATTTGAATTCATTTTAACATTAGAAAATTGTCCTTCGGCAAAAATTCTACCCCTACAACAGATTTTCATAAGTTATGGTACTTTAACAAAtctaaaacttttaattgaatACGGTTTTATATTGCCCTCCAATCAAAATGATTATTTTGAATTCTCTCTTAATGATATAGAAACTTTTCTACAACAGGAAAAATCGTTTAAAGGTTTAATATttcatagaaataaatttaaatttatacgtGAACACAATCTACACGATCAAATGTTTATCCATAAAGAGGAGGGTATTTCTCATAATCTTCATGTTGTTCTACATTTACTATTCAAAGAAGAAAGTTATTTTcctaatattttaaatcaagtAGCATTTGGTTCTGCCGCGaacttattaaatgttaataaagaagtagaacttttattaaaatttaaaattaaagaatatgaagagtttattaaaacattaaattctaaagaaaacttaacaaaatcAGGTTTAGTTTGTAATCTATATTTGAAGGAATGTTTGAactatttaaacaattgtttaataaacttaTAA